AAGCTGTTTTTTACGTAAAATTTCATGAGGTTCGATGATTATAAACTCTAAATTTGGCAAAATTTCTGGCTCAAGCGTAAAAATTCCTTGCGCAAAGTCAGCTAGCATATCGCCAGAGTTTGCACCGATCTCCACAATCTTGCAAGAGCTAGAAATTTCGCCGTTTCTAAGCAGCTTTAAAAAGTAGTTTGCAAGGCAGGCGCCAAAGAGATAGCCAACGCTTACATTTGTGTAAAAATCGCCCTTTTTACCGATATCTATGCCAAATTTATAGTAGTTTTCATTGACCCAGATATCAAAAAACTCGCTAAATTTCATAGATCAGGCAGCTTCCAACCTCTGTAAAACGCAAACATCCTAACTGTAATGCCAGCAGCGAGCAAGAGCATGGTAAAAAATATATTGGTAAGGCCTAGATGATATAGCACAAAGTAAACAAGCCCCACACCAAGGCTTATCGTGCCGTAAAGTCCGGTGCGTAAAAACCATGGAATTTCATTTAGCAAAATATCTCTTAAGATACCGCCGCCAACTCCGTTAAAAAAGGCGATCATCATCACACCAAAGATGTTGTAGTTGTACTCAATGGCAACCATCGCACCAACGATCGAAAAACAAATAACATCGATCGCATCGGCGAAGATAAATACAAATTTTCGCTCCAAACCTTCTCTTTTTATGTGTAAATTTGCCACTCTTGAAACAATCAACATAAAAATAACAACGCTTACTGGCATGTAGTGTGTAAATGAATAAACCGCCCTACCAACAAGCATATCACGCATGATACCGCCACCAAGTGCAGTCAAAAATGCAGACAAAAAGACTCCAAGCCAGTCACACTCCTTTTTTACTGCAAATAAAAAGCCACTAAGTGCAGCTGATGCGATACCGACGTATTCGACAAAAAGTATTAAACTCATATTTTTTCCTTAAAAGGTCGCATTTTATAATGAACTCTCATAAAAAATCATTAATAATATTTTTACCATTAGTTTATTTTAGGCTATAATAACGAAAAATTTAAGGAAGGAATTTTAATGAAAAGACTATTGATCATATTTCTTGCTAGTTTATTTTTCACGCCATGCTTAAATGCTGATGTGATCCAAAATCAAAAGCTAAAAAATGCAATAAATATTTTAAATGCTTTTGGTGCGAGAAATTTAAAGCCAAACACTAAATTTGAAGGCATAAAAGCGATCGCCATAATCCCTGATGTGACAAAAGCAGGCGCTGTTGTAACTGGCTCAACAGGTAAAGGCGTATTTATCGCTAAAAACGATGATGGTGAATGGTCAAGTCCATTTTTTGTAAATTATACATCTGGAAGCATAGGCTTACAGCTTGGTTACAGCTCAGCTGATATGATCATTTTATTTAAAAATTCAGAAGCTTATGCAAATTTATTTAATGCAAAAGATACGATCAGCCTAAAGGCAGAAGCAACTGGTGGCGTTGGTAATGAAGTAGCGATCACAAGTGATTTGCCTGAAATTTCAGCATTTGCTGAGGAGCGTGGCAAGACAAGTGGTGCTTTTGTGGGAGTTAGCCTAGATGTGGCAAGGCTAAAAATAAATAGACAAGATACAAATGATTACTATGAGCGAATGTATGATTTTGAAAATATCTACAACAATAGTCCAAAAGCTAGTAAATACACAATAAAATTTAAAGAAATAATCTCAAAATACTTCTTATAGCTCAAATTCCTTGACTCATTAAGTGGGTCAAGAGCTCTTTTTATTTTTACTTTTTTGATTAATTTTATAGAAGTTATGGCTTAGCTTTTTGCTAAACCATAAATAGTGAAACAAAGCGTTTTTTAGGGATTGGAGAAAATTGAGTCATATACTCAAACGCCTCTTCGTAATCGCCATCTGTATATTGTGCAACTTGTTCGATAAGCTCATAAAGCTCCTCATCGTCCATAGAATCAAAACTGCCTCTATTTTCTAAAACCTCTAACAAAACGGCGTCTAATTCAAGCTCGTCGTAAGTCATTTTATTCCTTAATTTTGATTTAAAAAATGCGACACTATACCAAAACAATCTTATAAAATACTTTACTTGAAATTTGTAAGAAATTTTATGCTTTTTTTATAAGTAAAGTTGTAAAATCCTTATATTCATTATCATTTTAGTTAGGTTTTTGTGGATAATTTTGAACTATTTTATAAGCATTTTAAAGAGTTTTTAGAAGCCTTTGGGCAGAAAAGCTCAGAGTTAAAAGAACAAATTTTGCATGTACTTTTCATTAGCAACTCTCATCTAAGTGCTCAAGAAATTTCTTCAGAAATTTACAAAATACACAAGAATGAAATTTCAATGACATCAATTTATTCTTTTTTAAATTTTCTCGAAATGCATCATCTTACAAACTGTTTTGAAGAAAATGGAGTAAAAAAATTTGAGTTAAATTTAAAA
The DNA window shown above is from Campylobacter concisus and carries:
- a CDS encoding trimeric intracellular cation channel family protein: MSLILFVEYVGIASAALSGFLFAVKKECDWLGVFLSAFLTALGGGIMRDMLVGRAVYSFTHYMPVSVVIFMLIVSRVANLHIKREGLERKFVFIFADAIDVICFSIVGAMVAIEYNYNIFGVMMIAFFNGVGGGILRDILLNEIPWFLRTGLYGTISLGVGLVYFVLYHLGLTNIFFTMLLLAAGITVRMFAFYRGWKLPDL
- a CDS encoding lipid-binding SYLF domain-containing protein → MKRLLIIFLASLFFTPCLNADVIQNQKLKNAINILNAFGARNLKPNTKFEGIKAIAIIPDVTKAGAVVTGSTGKGVFIAKNDDGEWSSPFFVNYTSGSIGLQLGYSSADMIILFKNSEAYANLFNAKDTISLKAEATGGVGNEVAITSDLPEISAFAEERGKTSGAFVGVSLDVARLKINRQDTNDYYERMYDFENIYNNSPKASKYTIKFKEIISKYFL
- a CDS encoding Fur family transcriptional regulator, with amino-acid sequence MDNFELFYKHFKEFLEAFGQKSSELKEQILHVLFISNSHLSAQEISSEIYKIHKNEISMTSIYSFLNFLEMHHLTNCFEENGVKKFELNLKSSHDHLICEICKKIVDFEDEMIEQRQEQICKEKNFSEQSHTMILYGICSDCQEKNGN